A genomic window from Leptospira ryugenii includes:
- a CDS encoding tetratricopeptide repeat protein: MKLLKLILITFFINCASTPSLKLPSEAKVVGQGGLFLREDCSQTFPKITLIPQFEKVTLIGEGPYDLISGISDRWYKARYKDKVGCLYGGYLNKNYQNVPTSAMLKLDQVIQSYKEKNHNKALTYANEALEIAPDYGEAYNWRGRIHYKLGKYEQCISDYSNALRSLTNSIMYNNRGICKSALNDYIGAKKDLDTALKLGGDSDATTLSNTCYVYGMLSDKKAIDFCNRAIETSPNNPYPYYERSNLRRKLGLIQAADEDLETYTKLKKTGEWDY; encoded by the coding sequence ATGAAACTATTAAAACTGATTCTCATTACATTCTTCATTAACTGTGCATCTACACCTTCCTTAAAATTGCCCAGTGAAGCAAAAGTAGTCGGACAAGGTGGCTTGTTTCTTCGAGAAGATTGCTCACAGACTTTCCCAAAAATTACATTGATTCCTCAATTTGAAAAAGTGACCCTCATCGGTGAAGGACCTTACGATTTGATAAGTGGTATATCCGATAGATGGTACAAAGCGCGCTACAAAGATAAAGTAGGATGTCTCTATGGCGGTTATTTAAACAAAAATTATCAAAATGTTCCTACTTCTGCTATGTTGAAGCTAGATCAAGTGATACAATCATACAAAGAGAAAAACCACAACAAAGCCTTGACTTATGCAAATGAAGCTTTGGAAATAGCGCCGGATTATGGTGAAGCATATAATTGGCGCGGTCGCATTCATTACAAATTAGGTAAATACGAACAGTGCATCTCAGATTATTCAAATGCCCTTCGCTCGCTTACAAATAGTATAATGTACAACAATCGGGGTATTTGTAAATCGGCTTTGAATGATTACATTGGTGCAAAAAAAGATCTAGATACAGCTCTTAAATTAGGTGGCGATTCAGACGCAACTACACTGTCTAATACTTGCTATGTGTATGGAATGTTGTCTGATAAAAAAGCTATTGATTTCTGCAATAGGGCTATCGAAACTTCACCTAATAATCCTTACCCTTATTACGAGCGATCCAATCTACGCCGTAAACTAGGATTGATACAAGCTGCAGACGAAGATTTAGAAACGTATACAAAACTAAAAAAGACTGGAGAATGGGATTACTGA
- a CDS encoding ankyrin repeat domain-containing protein has product MPNIKSLSIDKIFFMLIIIFLNTKCAQYAVRGAIPLGSIKTLKHNLSKDIDINHQDANGITILMLATMHVRVDMLTEILKYKPDLEKVNESGETALFIAACFGRDEILKILLAEKANVEAKNYEEISPLYCAALNNHSKTVRLLADNGADINAKDKFGITPLMAAADNGKLLAVRELISLGADKNRKSNFEWTALTLAIDREQEEIISELVKGKADLEIRDKFGRTPWIDAVKKGNLNILKILIEGKANINVVTYSRQTSIFSAIAKNRLNVIKFLFSLGISLEEKDSFGRTPLLYSCEMNFEEIAEFFILQKVNLNTGDRFNHTPLMIAVQKGNQKIVELLIASKANVNAKTTYNMNALSFAKKNKHEKIISLLKTAGAQEIKENPVDQPLIRMHN; this is encoded by the coding sequence ATGCCTAATATCAAATCCTTAAGCATCGATAAAATTTTTTTTATGCTAATTATCATATTCCTTAACACCAAGTGTGCTCAGTATGCAGTTAGAGGTGCAATCCCTCTAGGTAGCATCAAGACTCTGAAACACAATTTATCAAAGGACATTGATATCAACCACCAAGATGCAAATGGCATAACGATTTTAATGCTAGCTACAATGCACGTACGTGTTGATATGCTAACCGAGATTTTAAAATACAAACCTGATCTGGAAAAAGTCAACGAGTCAGGTGAGACAGCACTTTTTATAGCAGCATGTTTCGGTCGCGACGAAATACTTAAAATCTTATTGGCGGAAAAAGCAAATGTGGAAGCAAAAAATTATGAAGAAATCTCGCCCTTGTATTGTGCTGCCTTAAATAATCACTCTAAAACAGTTAGATTACTTGCGGATAATGGAGCAGACATCAATGCGAAAGATAAATTTGGTATCACTCCACTTATGGCTGCGGCTGACAATGGAAAATTATTGGCTGTTCGTGAATTGATATCTTTGGGGGCAGATAAGAATAGAAAGAGTAATTTTGAATGGACCGCACTCACCCTTGCGATAGATAGAGAACAAGAAGAAATAATTTCTGAACTAGTGAAGGGAAAGGCAGATTTGGAAATTCGAGATAAATTTGGAAGAACACCATGGATTGACGCCGTGAAAAAGGGCAATCTGAACATACTAAAAATTCTAATTGAAGGCAAAGCAAATATAAATGTAGTCACCTATTCCAGACAAACTTCGATTTTTTCCGCAATTGCTAAAAATAGGCTTAATGTAATTAAGTTTTTATTTTCTCTAGGAATATCATTGGAAGAAAAAGATAGCTTTGGAAGAACCCCTCTTCTATATTCATGTGAAATGAACTTTGAAGAAATTGCTGAATTCTTTATACTGCAAAAGGTAAACCTAAATACCGGCGATCGTTTCAACCATACACCATTGATGATTGCAGTCCAAAAAGGAAATCAAAAAATTGTAGAGCTATTGATTGCTTCCAAAGCAAATGTGAACGCTAAAACGACTTATAATATGAATGCGCTCTCATTCGCAAAAAAAAATAAGCACGAAAAGATAATTTCCTTGTTGAAAACTGCTGGAGCACAAGAAATTAAAGAGAATCCTGTGGACCAGCCTCTCATAAGGATGCATAATTAA
- a CDS encoding ankyrin repeat domain-containing protein, whose protein sequence is MKHILAILILSTFHCASKQFVNAASKGKLERMKLLLVDKPDIDYKISHNQTALILAAKNGYKSVVQFLISQNANLDIQDQSGNTALHYACLEEYHEIVELLVQKNANLNLKNNNGSSPLHIASFSGNLKIVELLLSKKANPNLANDKMNTPLIIAVKRGFLPIVVRLINANANLNTFNLENESPLFISVETARFDIFQTLLNAGADPTLKNNLEQNVVVYLLFYGEVDMLKYLASYLGNQKK, encoded by the coding sequence ATGAAACATATTTTAGCAATCTTAATCCTCAGTACGTTTCACTGCGCGAGCAAACAATTTGTCAATGCTGCCTCAAAAGGAAAGTTGGAAAGAATGAAACTTTTACTTGTTGATAAGCCTGACATTGACTATAAAATTTCGCATAACCAAACAGCCTTGATTTTGGCAGCAAAAAATGGCTACAAAAGCGTTGTTCAATTTCTTATTTCGCAAAATGCCAATCTAGACATCCAGGATCAATCTGGCAATACTGCACTTCATTATGCATGTTTGGAAGAATATCATGAGATCGTAGAATTACTTGTCCAAAAGAATGCAAATTTAAATTTAAAAAATAACAACGGTTCCTCCCCACTACATATTGCTAGCTTTAGTGGAAATTTAAAAATTGTCGAGCTATTGCTCTCAAAAAAAGCGAATCCGAATTTGGCGAATGATAAAATGAATACTCCTCTGATAATCGCAGTTAAAAGAGGGTTTTTGCCCATAGTGGTCAGACTGATCAACGCAAATGCGAACTTGAATACATTTAACCTAGAAAATGAATCTCCACTTTTTATATCTGTAGAGACTGCACGATTTGATATTTTCCAAACGCTTTTGAATGCTGGAGCAGATCCAACATTGAAAAATAATCTTGAGCAGAATGTCGTCGTTTATCTACTTTTTTATGGTGAGGTTGACATGTTAAAATATCTAGCTTCGTATTTAGGAAATCAGAAAAAATGA
- a CDS encoding cyclic nucleotide-binding domain-containing protein, with protein MSFFEDLHSMNLVGKQYQAGEAILTSGESTDIGVGLVLKGRVRNVPNFDGVKSAQEFYEKGMFFGLAGLISKSRLMTFQADIDGTYVLFLTEDVFQKSLLSDEKFLAQVLQSSLQKLEAIPSSDLVYPDRPVDFNELFGEGSENQFKAIRERNLAISNYIYKLRNRTAYANESIFQDDNLDDSDIYMLIEGTVLQYVRDSENPNQEHQVIALQPGALFGFLRKAGNKGHYLSARAGSEGAKLIHLDSDLLMKVTKLDVKLAWSIFLNFVLTVAVIEKTMLKR; from the coding sequence ATGAGCTTTTTTGAAGATCTTCATTCTATGAATCTTGTGGGAAAACAATACCAAGCTGGGGAGGCCATTCTTACCTCTGGCGAATCTACAGACATTGGTGTTGGTTTAGTTCTCAAAGGTCGCGTGAGAAATGTTCCAAATTTTGATGGTGTCAAATCCGCACAGGAATTTTATGAAAAAGGAATGTTCTTTGGTCTGGCGGGATTAATTTCCAAAAGTAGGCTCATGACTTTCCAAGCGGATATAGATGGAACATATGTTTTGTTTTTAACGGAAGACGTCTTCCAAAAGAGTTTGCTTTCCGATGAGAAATTTCTGGCTCAGGTTTTACAATCAAGTTTACAAAAACTAGAAGCCATTCCAAGTTCTGATTTGGTCTATCCTGATCGACCCGTAGATTTTAATGAACTATTTGGTGAGGGATCAGAAAATCAGTTTAAAGCCATTCGGGAAAGAAACTTAGCAATCAGTAATTACATTTATAAATTACGCAACCGAACAGCCTATGCAAATGAAAGTATCTTTCAAGATGACAATCTAGATGACTCGGATATCTATATGTTGATAGAAGGTACTGTGTTACAATATGTCCGAGATAGTGAAAATCCAAACCAAGAACACCAAGTCATAGCTTTGCAACCAGGTGCCCTTTTTGGTTTTTTAAGAAAAGCAGGAAATAAAGGGCACTATCTAAGTGCACGGGCCGGAAGCGAAGGCGCAAAACTAATCCATCTTGACTCAGATCTATTGATGAAGGTCACTAAATTGGATGTGAAACTAGCCTGGTCTATTTTTTTAAATTTCGTATTAACAGTAGCCGTCATCGAAAAAACGATGCTCAAAAGATAA
- a CDS encoding ArsR/SmtB family transcription factor — MTSRSKSNSEKRRDLAIDSLNQVLDSKFLTALSEPSRVEVLKQVIRHGKADISELSEGMNLDRSVISRHLGILQEVGILIREKQGKHVFYQLDPSRAVERFKMIVNHLEEMVAICCPPPDPSKISSKR; from the coding sequence ATGACTTCTCGAAGCAAATCCAATTCTGAAAAACGTAGAGATCTAGCGATTGACTCCTTAAATCAGGTCTTGGATTCAAAATTTCTGACAGCTCTCTCAGAACCTAGCCGCGTTGAAGTTTTGAAACAAGTCATCCGCCATGGAAAGGCTGACATCTCTGAGCTAAGCGAAGGGATGAACCTAGATCGCTCGGTCATCTCAAGGCATTTAGGAATTTTACAAGAAGTGGGCATTCTCATTCGAGAAAAGCAAGGAAAGCATGTTTTTTATCAATTGGATCCTAGCCGCGCAGTAGAAAGATTCAAAATGATAGTAAACCATTTAGAGGAGATGGTAGCAATCTGCTGCCCACCACCTGACCCAAGTAAAATCAGTTCGAAACGATAA
- a CDS encoding CheR family methyltransferase → MNFSILEYSNSLRAFLERYSGLASQHNEKWETFLGSHPQSDLSSYLEEITRFDWESKDLPKVSSALQSFLQKIYHFLNISETYFYRDPEQLDTIIEDVVVPQIASYPKKHFKVWSAGCSRGEEVYTLAILLQNLKLSRFPTFSFEVFGTDIQSKSIEWAKLGRYEKYSVRADLPNSFLRFLDMSSGKVEVSPEIRNLVRFEVRNLLEKPNDYQHMIVCRNVLIYVTESQKSQILENFQKALVPGGILLTGHSELSSLVPPYFRIFHIPKKTSYYLSLPATEIENSDMAMEGEKRPKPKEEDTKIPTKFEFDGERMEKSYEEEVVLIESADRYMEQIQKWKELIYMDPEHLEAYYELSSLYWEMGERSQAKTYQSRAQVLIKNDPQIVDIWKSTKGWKQEWEAFFNETL, encoded by the coding sequence GTGAATTTTTCTATCTTAGAGTATTCTAATTCACTCCGAGCCTTTCTGGAAAGATATAGCGGTTTGGCTTCTCAGCACAATGAGAAATGGGAAACATTTTTAGGTTCCCATCCCCAATCAGACTTGTCCTCGTACTTAGAAGAGATAACACGTTTCGATTGGGAATCAAAAGATCTACCTAAAGTTTCCTCTGCATTGCAGTCCTTTTTGCAAAAAATTTATCACTTTCTCAATATTTCAGAAACCTACTTCTACCGCGATCCAGAGCAATTGGATACAATCATCGAAGATGTGGTCGTTCCACAAATCGCCAGTTATCCGAAAAAACACTTTAAAGTATGGAGTGCTGGTTGTTCCAGAGGGGAAGAGGTGTATACGCTTGCTATTCTATTGCAAAATCTAAAATTATCTCGCTTTCCCACATTTTCCTTTGAAGTCTTTGGGACGGATATCCAATCCAAATCAATCGAATGGGCAAAATTAGGTCGTTACGAAAAATATTCCGTGCGAGCCGATCTTCCCAACTCTTTTCTTCGCTTTTTGGATATGTCTTCAGGAAAGGTGGAGGTAAGCCCAGAAATCCGAAATCTTGTCCGATTTGAAGTAAGGAATTTGCTGGAGAAACCAAACGATTACCAACACATGATTGTTTGTCGAAATGTCTTGATTTATGTCACAGAGAGTCAAAAGTCCCAAATCCTTGAAAATTTCCAAAAGGCTTTGGTTCCAGGGGGAATATTACTGACGGGTCATTCAGAATTGAGTTCCCTTGTTCCTCCATACTTTCGCATTTTCCATATTCCCAAAAAAACTAGTTATTACCTGTCCCTTCCTGCTACCGAAATAGAAAACTCGGATATGGCTATGGAAGGGGAGAAAAGACCTAAGCCCAAAGAAGAAGATACTAAAATTCCAACCAAATTCGAGTTTGATGGCGAAAGAATGGAAAAAAGCTACGAAGAAGAGGTGGTTTTGATAGAATCTGCAGATCGTTATATGGAACAAATCCAAAAATGGAAAGAACTTATTTATATGGATCCAGAGCACCTAGAAGCTTACTATGAGCTTTCGTCTCTTTATTGGGAAATGGGGGAAAGATCACAGGCCAAAACCTATCAGTCAAGAGCCCAGGTCCTAATCAAGAATGACCCACAAATCGTCGATATTTGGAAAAGCACCAAAGGATGGAAGCAGGAATGGGAAGCATTTTTCAACGAAACGCTATAG
- a CDS encoding chemotaxis protein CheW — translation MGSIFQRNAIDSQWILFRIHDRRFAIEAKIVKEILSIVPFNPSFLGGPGFFATFPLRGNLVYAFDLRYYWGEQAAPYSAQDNLLLLQNHIAIPIQEVLEISELDSLSNANDPSSNYHLVRMEMVYNEHVITLLDTESLLKISIETQTESSASNTKEKLHWFEVTTSLYTDIDKETLLRRKNAYERIETESESSSFVSLVVLESVNEKFCLPVEQILEFAEPGQITPIPGAKPELHGCMNLRGEVIPVLSLAALMGKPRKYSFAEGKVILVKDETFPIGILVDELLDIVNRRTSEKIMNSHNSKFNLETLSGSFIEASFPEQEGGHLNQLSLESIFTKAKSAL, via the coding sequence ATGGGAAGCATTTTTCAACGAAACGCTATAGATTCTCAATGGATTCTCTTCCGAATCCATGATAGGCGTTTTGCCATTGAAGCAAAGATAGTGAAAGAGATCCTATCTATCGTGCCCTTCAATCCTAGTTTTTTGGGAGGTCCGGGCTTTTTTGCTACTTTCCCTCTACGTGGAAATTTGGTGTATGCGTTTGATTTACGCTACTATTGGGGCGAACAAGCGGCTCCGTATTCGGCCCAGGACAATCTTTTGCTTCTGCAAAATCACATTGCCATCCCCATCCAAGAAGTATTAGAAATTTCTGAATTGGACTCTCTATCAAATGCAAATGATCCTTCATCAAACTATCATTTGGTGCGGATGGAAATGGTCTATAATGAACATGTCATTACACTCTTAGATACTGAGTCTTTGCTTAAGATATCGATTGAGACGCAAACTGAGTCATCTGCTTCAAACACCAAAGAAAAATTACATTGGTTTGAGGTGACTACTTCATTATATACAGATATCGATAAAGAAACCTTGCTAAGGCGAAAAAATGCTTATGAGAGAATTGAGACCGAATCGGAAAGCAGTTCTTTTGTCTCCTTGGTTGTTTTGGAATCTGTAAATGAAAAGTTCTGCCTGCCTGTAGAACAAATTTTGGAGTTTGCCGAACCTGGTCAAATCACTCCAATACCTGGCGCAAAACCAGAATTACATGGTTGTATGAATCTTCGCGGAGAAGTGATCCCGGTTTTATCCCTTGCCGCATTAATGGGTAAACCTAGAAAGTATTCTTTCGCAGAAGGTAAAGTAATTTTAGTCAAAGATGAAACCTTTCCAATTGGCATTTTAGTCGATGAACTTCTGGATATTGTTAACCGACGAACATCGGAGAAAATCATGAATAGTCACAATTCTAAATTCAATTTGGAAACTCTTTCCGGTTCCTTCATTGAGGCATCCTTCCCTGAACAGGAAGGTGGACATCTAAATCAATTAAGTCTCGAATCTATTTTTACTAAGGCAAAGTCGGCATTATAA
- a CDS encoding methyl-accepting chemotaxis protein has product MIKEILERYSLKTRLMIFVIGITFFITATITIIFTLFASSAIQKEVENQVEAIGKTKKEQALRYFEEKNKDIQIFSSTSDVKDAFLAFEKGVRENKFGFQKIRESYVDKNPFPRGKKDELIDANDGTFYTKAHQNFHSYFQNYTRTKSFYDLFLIDLQGNIIYSVFKEDDFGTNLLTGLYRESNLSRVFQDSKNQGANGIVSFVDFQTYPPSNHGPASFFATPIFKDKRMIGVLAVQISMEDLNLLMKDNYLVDSSAVYLIGSDHFFRTTDHRYPEESFVLQKKSNAISVQKALDGAMGITLENNYRGTEVYTAYSPLTIYGIRFALISEFHSDAALLPLKELRTNILFIFMGLILLISILTIPLAQWITRPIAKVIGMLSSSTREIATTIEQQEKTAQMQSASVNQTSTTMDELGATSRHNAEQTSTVSEKSQEAQTKANEGADLVIQMVESMQDLKLNMESISVQISNLSEKNNQIGDIINLVSDIAVQTNMLALNAAVEAARAGEYGKGFAVVAVEIRKLADESNTSAEKIQEILLQIKKSTDSSVLAAEEGNKKVEKSVQLGLKVEDSFDGIRSAIDTVFQSVEQISLNIRQQSIAVNEIVQAMDSLTKGSEETAIGVSQIKQGISQVNDAAVEMQVLIDGRMT; this is encoded by the coding sequence ATGATAAAAGAAATTCTCGAAAGATACAGTTTAAAGACGCGATTGATGATCTTTGTGATTGGGATCACATTCTTTATAACAGCTACAATCACTATAATATTTACTTTGTTTGCCTCAAGTGCAATTCAAAAAGAAGTAGAAAACCAAGTGGAAGCTATAGGCAAAACTAAGAAAGAGCAAGCCTTGAGATATTTTGAAGAAAAGAATAAGGACATTCAAATTTTTTCAAGTACTTCCGATGTAAAAGATGCATTCCTTGCTTTTGAAAAAGGAGTTCGTGAAAATAAATTTGGATTCCAAAAAATTCGGGAATCGTATGTAGACAAAAACCCGTTTCCAAGAGGCAAAAAAGATGAATTAATTGATGCGAACGACGGGACATTCTATACAAAAGCGCATCAAAATTTCCATTCCTACTTTCAAAACTACACTCGTACAAAATCTTTTTACGATCTCTTCTTGATCGATTTACAAGGAAATATCATTTATTCTGTTTTTAAAGAAGATGACTTTGGCACAAATTTACTTACTGGTTTATACAGAGAATCGAATTTATCGAGAGTCTTCCAAGATTCAAAAAATCAGGGTGCAAATGGGATAGTCAGTTTTGTCGATTTCCAGACTTATCCTCCTTCGAACCATGGTCCTGCTTCCTTTTTTGCAACTCCGATATTTAAAGATAAGCGTATGATAGGCGTTCTAGCGGTTCAGATTTCTATGGAAGATTTGAATTTGCTGATGAAGGATAACTACTTAGTTGATTCTTCTGCAGTATATTTGATTGGTAGTGATCACTTTTTTCGAACGACTGACCATCGTTATCCAGAAGAAAGTTTTGTTCTCCAAAAAAAATCCAATGCTATTTCAGTACAAAAAGCTTTGGATGGAGCTATGGGGATTACTTTAGAAAATAATTACCGTGGAACAGAAGTATATACGGCATACTCGCCACTTACGATTTATGGAATACGATTTGCTTTAATTTCCGAGTTTCACTCTGACGCGGCCTTACTTCCTCTTAAAGAACTTCGAACAAATATACTATTCATTTTTATGGGTCTTATTCTTCTGATTTCTATTCTTACAATTCCCTTAGCACAATGGATCACACGACCCATTGCAAAAGTAATAGGGATGTTATCTTCTTCCACTCGAGAAATAGCGACAACGATAGAGCAGCAAGAAAAAACTGCGCAAATGCAATCCGCCTCTGTAAATCAAACGAGTACTACGATGGATGAATTGGGGGCTACTTCGCGTCACAACGCCGAGCAAACTTCAACTGTCTCAGAAAAATCTCAAGAAGCTCAGACCAAAGCCAATGAAGGTGCCGATTTAGTTATCCAAATGGTTGAATCTATGCAAGATCTAAAACTAAACATGGAAAGCATCAGCGTTCAGATTTCGAATCTTTCGGAAAAGAACAACCAAATCGGAGACATCATAAATTTAGTTTCAGATATTGCGGTACAAACAAATATGTTAGCGCTCAATGCAGCCGTTGAAGCCGCACGTGCTGGTGAATATGGAAAAGGCTTTGCGGTGGTTGCCGTTGAGATCAGAAAACTCGCAGATGAATCCAATACAAGCGCTGAAAAGATCCAAGAAATTCTATTACAAATTAAGAAATCCACAGATAGTTCGGTTCTAGCTGCAGAAGAAGGAAACAAAAAAGTTGAGAAGTCCGTTCAGCTAGGATTGAAAGTAGAGGATTCATTCGATGGAATCCGCTCTGCCATCGACACAGTTTTCCAATCTGTAGAGCAAATATCTTTAAACATCAGACAACAATCCATTGCAGTCAATGAAATCGTACAGGCAATGGATTCGCTAACCAAGGGATCGGAGGAAACCGCGATAGGAGTTAGCCAAATTAAACAAGGGATTTCTCAAGTCAATGATGCAGCTGTTGAAATGCAAGTGTTGATCGATGGAAGGATGACGTAA
- a CDS encoding hybrid sensor histidine kinase/response regulator yields the protein MKIEDDEIREIFESDSLEHIQKIESGILDLEQSPTSSEGFKSIFREAHSLKGSAGILGLKEIESITHVLEEYLSKISKGYSEHKLEDNDRIFYVLDQLKLLVNQAVTGEKAKVDIKKTVEILLGKESLPSGNEKTTSPKLGGIQNPAKLEHEPQVAKPVSKTPAESQQPEEKTFVEPQQTKAAQKKGFRIETMRVDPEKLDILLSNTGELIVAKNRIQKRSAEISELLLHLEEFSKFWRGLAGMDPKAKGDWDSILRKLTSLKVKSQQDATKLDLISNKLEEGVQKVRLLPLSSVFEIFPRVVRDISRELGKEVYLTLEGGDVTADKLIIEECKDSLMHLVRNSLDHGIETREERESLGKATPARIKISGNQKENFIYLVIEDDGRGLDLQTIKEKAIAKGIFDISEIEEMSESQIFSIIFHQGFSTRSEVTNISGRGYGMDIVRNFADRFKGTIEIESSKSKGTKFTIKIPTNFSTSHVLIIGVNGWKYGIPTEFVKQSLVMRKEEIRFVESKPTIRFGNEPVRVVSFSDFFPVSYTKKENIKKNKRYETCIILEYNGEKIGILIDYIYEKQEILLKPFIGILDKIHNLSGTTILESGEICCIVNIANFFQDLKGKPYLQSIKEETISNKKNKTILIIEDSLITRAQLQRIIESDGYPVLTAINGQEGLEKCKLSPPDLILTDIEMPVMDGFGFISELKKNEAYQKIPIVILTSLGAKEHIERGKELGADSYLVKSQFDQSILLKTVERLVAG from the coding sequence ATGAAGATCGAAGATGATGAAATCCGCGAAATCTTTGAATCGGACAGCCTAGAGCATATTCAAAAAATTGAATCTGGTATTCTAGACTTAGAACAGAGTCCAACATCGTCGGAAGGATTTAAATCTATTTTTCGTGAGGCACATAGCCTAAAGGGCTCAGCCGGTATATTAGGATTGAAGGAAATAGAATCCATCACTCACGTTCTGGAAGAATACCTAAGTAAAATTAGCAAAGGTTATAGTGAGCATAAATTAGAAGACAATGATCGCATATTTTATGTTTTGGACCAGCTCAAACTCTTGGTGAACCAGGCAGTTACGGGAGAAAAAGCAAAGGTTGATATCAAAAAAACTGTAGAGATATTATTAGGAAAAGAATCCTTACCCTCTGGCAATGAAAAGACCACATCGCCAAAATTAGGTGGTATCCAGAACCCAGCCAAGTTGGAGCATGAGCCCCAAGTTGCAAAGCCCGTTTCCAAAACACCTGCCGAAAGCCAACAACCAGAGGAGAAAACCTTCGTAGAGCCACAACAGACCAAAGCAGCTCAAAAAAAAGGTTTTCGGATCGAGACTATGAGGGTTGATCCAGAGAAATTGGATATCCTTCTCAGCAATACAGGTGAGTTGATTGTTGCCAAAAATAGAATTCAAAAAAGATCCGCTGAAATTTCTGAACTATTGCTACACTTGGAAGAATTTTCTAAATTTTGGCGTGGACTTGCTGGTATGGATCCAAAGGCAAAGGGCGATTGGGATTCCATCTTAAGGAAGTTAACTTCTCTAAAAGTTAAGAGCCAACAAGATGCCACTAAGTTGGATTTAATTTCCAACAAACTTGAAGAGGGTGTTCAAAAGGTTAGGTTATTACCGCTTTCAAGTGTTTTTGAAATTTTTCCGAGAGTTGTCAGGGATATCAGTCGAGAGCTGGGTAAAGAGGTTTATCTAACATTAGAGGGAGGAGATGTTACTGCTGACAAACTTATCATAGAAGAATGTAAAGATTCTTTGATGCATTTGGTAAGAAATTCATTGGATCACGGAATAGAAACTCGTGAAGAAAGGGAGAGTTTGGGGAAAGCCACTCCAGCAAGAATCAAAATCTCTGGAAATCAAAAAGAAAATTTCATCTATCTAGTTATAGAAGATGATGGAAGAGGACTAGATCTCCAAACAATTAAAGAAAAGGCGATCGCAAAGGGAATTTTTGACATATCTGAAATTGAAGAAATGTCTGAATCTCAAATCTTTAGTATTATTTTCCATCAAGGATTTTCAACGCGAAGCGAAGTTACGAATATCAGTGGCAGAGGATATGGAATGGATATCGTCCGAAATTTCGCTGATCGCTTCAAAGGAACGATTGAAATAGAATCATCCAAATCAAAAGGAACAAAGTTTACTATTAAAATTCCCACCAATTTCAGTACGAGCCATGTTTTGATCATAGGAGTCAATGGTTGGAAATACGGTATTCCGACGGAGTTTGTAAAACAAAGTTTGGTGATGAGAAAAGAGGAGATTAGGTTTGTTGAATCTAAACCCACAATTCGGTTTGGCAATGAACCTGTTAGAGTTGTTTCTTTTTCAGATTTTTTCCCAGTTTCCTATACAAAAAAAGAAAATATCAAAAAGAACAAAAGATATGAAACCTGCATTATTTTAGAATATAATGGAGAAAAGATTGGCATCTTAATTGATTACATATATGAAAAGCAGGAAATTTTATTAAAACCTTTTATTGGCATACTAGACAAAATCCATAACTTAAGTGGAACAACGATTCTTGAGTCAGGTGAAATTTGCTGTATAGTGAATATTGCTAATTTCTTTCAAGATCTCAAAGGCAAACCTTATCTTCAATCGATCAAAGAAGAAACCATCAGCAACAAAAAGAATAAAACGATTCTCATCATTGAAGATAGCTTAATCACAAGAGCTCAATTGCAAAGAATTATTGAGAGCGATGGATACCCTGTGCTTACCGCCATCAACGGACAGGAAGGATTGGAAAAATGCAAACTCTCTCCTCCGGATTTAATTCTAACAGACATTGAAATGCCTGTCATGGATGGTTTTGGTTTTATTTCAGAATTAAAAAAGAATGAAGCCTACCAAAAAATTCCTATCGTCATTCTTACAAGCCTGGGTGCAAAAGAACATATTGAAAGAGGAAAAGAGTTAGGTGCCGATAGCTATTTGGTTAAATCCCAGTTTGACCAATCAATTCTATTAAAGACTGTGGAAAGGCTTGTAGCTGGATAA